The Gemmatimonas phototrophica region GGCCGGCGGCTTGGGGGCGGCGCTGGCCTGTTTCTTGGCGGGCATGCGGAGCAAACCCGTTAGTGCATGCAGCAGTTTCCGGACCCGCACCCGCCGTTGGAGACGGCCCGGGGGGTTCCGCACGCCGCGCCGCCCTGCGGGCTGTTCACGATGACCAACCCGGCCGACAGAATGCGACGCACGGGCACCCCCGACTCGGGGTGCTGCGTGAGCGGCGCCTCGGCCATGGACTGGCGGACCTCAAACCGTTCCGGGGCCACGTTTGGGGTCGTGGGAAGGGTTTCGTAGACGTAGATGGGCATAGCTGGATTGTAGCGTCGGTACGGAGTGAGGTGAATGGGCTGGTTGGGAGGAACAGCTCTCACGGAGGTCACGGAGGGACGGAGGGCCACGGAGCCTACCTCTCATAAACCCGGGGTATGTCCCGTTGGCTCATGCTGTTGTCATGCTTCAGGTCATGCCGTTGTCATTCCGGCTGTTATTGAGGTTTGCCAGCGGCTGGATTGCCAGCCAGCCATAGCGCCATAGCGGCAGCGCTGTAGCTTGGCGCTCATGCGCATCCTCTCCCCTGCCCCTACCACGCTCTTGGCGGCCATGGCCGCGCTCAGCGCCGCCTCCCATGCTGGCGCCCAGCCAGCCCCGTCAGCTGCCGGGCTCACCGCGATTACCGACAAGATCTTCAGTGCCTGGAACAGCACCCACAGCCCCGGCTGCGCCGTCGGTATTTCGCGGGGAGGTACCACGCTGTTGGAGCGAGGCTACGGCATGGCCGATTTGGCCGGCGAGCGCCCCATTACGCCGTCCACCTTCCTCGAGTCGGGGTCGGTGGCCAAGCAGTTCACCGCCACGGCGGTGATGCTGCTGGTGGCCGACGGCAAACTGGCGCTGGACGACGACGCGCGCCGCTACCTGCCGGAGCTGCGGCAGTACGATCGCCCCATTACCGTGCGCCACCTGCTGACGCACACCAGTGGATTGCGCGAGTGGAGCAATCTGGTGGCGTGG contains the following coding sequences:
- a CDS encoding FmdB family zinc ribbon protein, which gives rise to MPIYVYETLPTTPNVAPERFEVRQSMAEAPLTQHPESGVPVRRILSAGLVIVNSPQGGAACGTPRAVSNGGCGSGNCCMH